AGCTGGCTTTCTACTCGGATTCCGGCGGCCCGCCGCAGCTCTGGGTCTACGATCGGGCCCGTGGCCGCGCTCGACGCGTCATGCCTGACGCCATCAAGGCCAAGCTCTGGGCGGGTGACGAGCCCAGGTGGAGTCCCGACGGCCGGACCCTCTACGTGCCCCTGGCGCCGACCGAGGGAGAGTATCGATCGCCGGCGCGTCCGCAGGCAGCCCCCGGGCCGGCCAACCCGGCGAGCGTGACCGTCCAAACCAGCGGGTCAGAAGTCGCCGCTGCTGCGACGGGGACGCCTGCGGCCTCACCGCTGGCTGCCCATATGCTGCGCGAGAATCTGGCGTCGATGGCTGCGGTCGACCTGGCGACTGGCAAGGTTCGGATCCTGGCTCCTGCCGACGGGCACTCGCGACCGAGCGTGCTTCGTCTCTCGGCCAGCGGTCGCTGGCTCAGCTTCCTCTCGGTTTTCAAGGAGCAGGGGCCGACCAGTCAGGTCGCGCTGCTCGACCTCGGTCTGGTACGGGCGGATGGCGGCTCAGTGCAACTCGTCGCCGAGGATCTCCCGTCCTTCAACGACTACCATCGGCTCAACTACGCCTGGCACCCGGTCGACGATCGCCTCGTCTACACCAAGGATGGCAAGCTCTGGCTCGTCGAGGTCGCTCCAGACGGCGCGATAGCTACCCGTCAGCTCGGCAGCGAGCTGGGCCGGCTGGTGCCGACCGTGCACTGGTTCACCCGCGATGGCAGCGCGGTGGTCGTGGGCGTCGACCCCAGGGATGACAGGGACTACGGCGAGATCCGGCCGGCGGGCATGGCCGTGGTTCCGCTGGACGGATCGACTCCTGTCAGGTTCGCATGGCCCGACAGTGTCTGGACCTATCAGAGCATTCTCAAGGCGGATGAGCGGACGGTCTGGCAGCCGGACGGTCGATCGGTCGCACTGATGCTCCTGGAAAAGAGCTCGGGCCAGCGCGTGGTGGTGCGCTTCGATCCTGCGACTGGCGCCTCGCAGGTGCTGTGGAAGGGAATGGCCAGGATCGACCATCTGACGGGCGGGTTGGATGGCGGGTTGGTCGGCGTCTACCAGGATCTGGCCACGCCGCCCGACGTCTATGCCTTCGGAGCCGACTTCGGCGGCAGGCGCCGTCTCTCGGAAATCGATCCGCGCCTCTCGGCCGTTGCCGCCGGAACGGTTGAGGTCTTCGA
This portion of the Gemmatimonadales bacterium genome encodes:
- a CDS encoding PD40 domain-containing protein: MAKYLLIAGLLLPLVADLEAQVSPTTHPSADPPGALSYETAFDTREFLWSTVLAVSAGGRLIAFDYRRQPADSNLSERYLRNGTPTSVVGSRIVILDRGTDRSVEICPGGNCWRPVLSPDGAQLAFYSDSGGPPQLWVYDRARGRARRVMPDAIKAKLWAGDEPRWSPDGRTLYVPLAPTEGEYRSPARPQAAPGPANPASVTVQTSGSEVAAAATGTPAASPLAAHMLRENLASMAAVDLATGKVRILAPADGHSRPSVLRLSASGRWLSFLSVFKEQGPTSQVALLDLGLVRADGGSVQLVAEDLPSFNDYHRLNYAWHPVDDRLVYTKDGKLWLVEVAPDGAIATRQLGSELGRLVPTVHWFTRDGSAVVVGVDPRDDRDYGEIRPAGMAVVPLDGSTPVRFAWPDSVWTYQSILKADERTVWQPDGRSVALMLLEKSSGQRVVVRFDPATGASQVLWKGMARIDHLTGGLDGGLVGVYQDLATPPDVYAFGADFGGRRRLSEIDPRLSAVAAGTVEVF